The Cronobacter sakazakii genome has a window encoding:
- the ymcF gene encoding cold shock small protein YmcF, which yields MWWRSKDNMIAAGLHFRCPACHGSQYRTSRFDVTDKNPHGAKCIFCKSAMLVGFAAAERYDSYAMMHSETNTHR from the coding sequence ATGTGGTGGCGCTCTAAAGACAACATGATTGCAGCAGGCTTGCATTTCAGATGCCCTGCGTGTCATGGCTCGCAGTATCGTACTTCCCGTTTCGACGTGACCGATAAAAATCCGCACGGCGCAAAATGTATATTCTGCAAATCCGCCATGCTGGTGGGTTTTGCAGCGGCTGAACGTTACGACAGCTACGCGATGATGCATTCCGAAACGAATACGCATCGCTAA
- the cspE gene encoding transcription antiterminator/RNA stability regulator CspE, giving the protein MANRMNGSVKWFNADKGFGFIAPADGSKDVFVHFSAIQSDNFRTLTEGQQVEFSVENGAKGPSAVNVVAL; this is encoded by the coding sequence ATGGCTAACAGAATGAATGGTTCAGTGAAATGGTTTAACGCGGATAAAGGCTTTGGTTTTATCGCACCGGCAGACGGCAGCAAAGACGTATTCGTCCATTTCTCCGCTATCCAGAGCGATAATTTTCGCACACTGACCGAAGGTCAGCAGGTTGAATTCTCGGTTGAAAACGGCGCGAAAGGCCCGTCAGCCGTGAATGTGGTGGCGCTCTAA
- a CDS encoding epoxyqueuosine reductase QueH has translation MNTFVRPTLTLPNQEEKLLLHSCCAPCSGEVMEALQASGIDYTIFFYNPNIHPQKEYLLRKEENIRFAEQHGIPFVDADYDTDNWFERARGMEWEPERGVRCTMCFDMRFERTALYAHENGFKVISSSLGISRWKNMQQINDCGHRAAAPYEGMVYWDYNWRKQGGSARMIEISKRERFYQQEYCGCVYSLRDSNLHRKAQGRPLIKIGTLYYGDES, from the coding sequence ATGAACACGTTTGTCAGACCCACGCTGACGCTGCCGAATCAGGAAGAGAAACTGCTGCTGCACTCCTGCTGTGCGCCGTGCTCGGGCGAGGTCATGGAGGCGCTGCAGGCTTCCGGTATCGACTACACCATCTTTTTCTATAACCCCAATATTCATCCCCAGAAGGAATACCTGCTGCGTAAAGAGGAAAATATCCGCTTTGCTGAACAGCACGGTATCCCTTTTGTGGACGCCGATTACGATACCGATAACTGGTTCGAGCGCGCCAGAGGAATGGAGTGGGAGCCTGAGCGCGGCGTGCGCTGCACCATGTGCTTCGATATGCGATTTGAACGCACCGCGCTTTATGCGCATGAAAACGGCTTTAAGGTGATAAGCAGCTCGCTTGGTATTTCACGCTGGAAAAATATGCAGCAGATTAACGACTGTGGTCACCGCGCCGCGGCCCCGTATGAAGGCATGGTGTACTGGGACTATAACTGGCGTAAACAGGGCGGCTCGGCGCGCATGATTGAAATCAGCAAGCGCGAGCGCTTTTATCAGCAGGAATATTGCGGTTGCGTCTATTCGCTGCGTGACTCCAACCTGCACCGTAAAGCGCAGGGCAGACCGTTAATTAAAATCGGCACGCTCTATTATGGCGATGAGTCATAA
- a CDS encoding YnfU family zinc-binding protein, whose protein sequence is MAIHKRKSQDSYLSRVTCPKCNEKSEHSAARVNKQKTLICPACNHLFVFAQTPAHPL, encoded by the coding sequence ATGGCTATTCATAAAAGAAAATCGCAAGACAGTTACTTAAGCCGCGTCACCTGCCCGAAATGCAACGAAAAATCTGAACACAGCGCCGCCCGCGTCAACAAGCAAAAAACGCTCATCTGCCCCGCCTGCAATCATTTATTTGTCTTCGCGCAGACTCCAGCGCATCCACTCTAA
- a CDS encoding IS1-like element IS1B family transposase (programmed frameshift), which yields MASVSISCPSCSATDGVVRNGKSTAGHQRYLCSHCRKTWQLQFTYTASQPGTHQKIIDMAMNGVGCRATARIMGVGLNTIFRHFKKLRPQSVTSRIQPGSDVIVCAEMDEQWGYVGAKSRQRWLFYAYDRLRKTVVAHVFGERTMATLGRLMSLLSPFDVVIWMTDGWPLYESRLKGKLHVISKRYTQRIERHNLNLRQHLARLGRKSLSFSKSVELHDKVIGHYLNIKHYQ from the exons GTGGCTTCTGTTTCTATCAGCTGTCCCTCCTGTTCAGCTACTGACGGGGTGGTGCGTAACGGCAAAAGCACCGCCGGACATCAGCGCTATCTCTGCTCTCACTGCCGTAAAACATGGCAACTGCAGTTCACTTACACCGCTTCTCAACCCGGTACGCACCAGAAAATCATTGATATGGCCATGAATGGCGTTGGATGCCGGGCAACCGCCCGCATTATGGGCGTTGGCCTCAACACGATTTTCCGCCATT TTAAAAAACTCAGGCCGCAGTCGGTAACCTCGCGCATACAGCCGGGCAGTGACGTCATCGTCTGCGCGGAAATGGACGAACAGTGGGGATACGTCGGGGCTAAATCGCGCCAGCGCTGGCTGTTTTACGCGTATGACAGGCTCCGGAAGACGGTTGTTGCGCACGTATTCGGTGAACGCACTATGGCGACGCTGGGGCGTCTTATGAGCCTGCTGTCACCCTTTGACGTGGTGATATGGATGACGGATGGCTGGCCGCTGTATGAATCCCGCCTGAAGGGAAAGCTGCACGTAATCAGCAAGCGATATACGCAGCGAATTGAGCGGCATAACCTGAATCTGAGGCAGCACCTGGCACGGCTGGGACGGAAGTCGCTGTCGTTCTCAAAATCGGTGGAGCTGCATGACAAAGTCATCGGGCATTATCTGAACATAAAACACTATCAATAA
- a CDS encoding methyl-accepting chemotaxis protein — protein sequence MNKLESLPNQALDDVNKEIRVVLSVVDPINHSRTVRVRLMEAMINQSLGKTSQAETSLEGANEFLQHAVETFDSYMASPRTPGEEEILAPYRQTWQNYLDNGLRPMIEAATNNDVERFNQLASFTVPALDYQFENELLKLLSFREDYAHNLNLDAQEQFKYSLTLLGGFTIIFILILLAVFILIQRRILKPLDIAHAQCKKIAEGDLQNPIISHSGDEIGRMLTALEQMRQSLRNIIIQVRDSSDSVAHAADEIAAGNIDLSARTEEQAASLGETAASMEQLTSTVKHTSDNTHNADLLAGSMRESAQEGNQIMEEAVESMMELESSARRIDSITGIIEGIAFQTNILALNAAVEAARAGEQGRGFAVVASEVRNLAQRSSAAAKEIKELIEQSGTHITSGSEKVSRAGESMKAIINSVNQVSVLMSELALSTGEQSRGIEQINLAVNQMDAVTQQNAALVEEASSAAMSLKEQSHLLKQTVDIFKVS from the coding sequence ATCAATAAGTTGGAGTCATTACCTAATCAGGCGCTGGATGATGTGAATAAAGAAATCCGCGTCGTGCTTTCCGTGGTAGACCCGATTAACCATAGCCGGACCGTTCGCGTGCGCCTGATGGAAGCGATGATTAATCAGTCATTAGGCAAAACCTCACAGGCGGAAACCTCACTGGAGGGCGCGAATGAATTCCTACAGCACGCGGTGGAAACTTTTGATTCCTATATGGCTTCGCCTCGTACGCCGGGAGAAGAGGAAATTTTAGCGCCCTATCGACAGACCTGGCAGAATTATCTCGACAATGGTTTACGGCCCATGATCGAGGCCGCAACCAATAATGACGTAGAGCGCTTTAACCAGCTTGCAAGCTTTACCGTACCGGCGCTGGATTATCAGTTCGAAAATGAATTGCTGAAACTCCTCTCTTTCCGGGAAGATTATGCGCATAACCTTAATCTGGATGCGCAGGAACAATTTAAATATAGCCTTACGTTGCTGGGTGGGTTTACGATTATTTTCATTCTGATTCTGCTTGCGGTATTTATTCTTATCCAGCGTCGCATCCTTAAACCACTGGATATCGCGCACGCCCAGTGCAAGAAAATCGCTGAAGGTGATTTACAGAATCCGATTATTTCGCATTCCGGTGATGAAATTGGCAGGATGCTTACCGCGCTTGAACAAATGCGCCAGTCCCTGCGCAATATTATTATTCAGGTCCGCGATTCCAGCGACAGCGTGGCGCATGCCGCTGATGAAATCGCCGCCGGGAATATCGATCTCTCCGCCCGCACTGAAGAGCAGGCGGCGTCTCTTGGCGAAACCGCGGCCAGCATGGAGCAGTTGACCTCCACCGTGAAGCATACGTCTGACAATACGCATAATGCAGACCTGCTGGCGGGTTCAATGCGTGAATCGGCGCAGGAGGGCAATCAGATTATGGAAGAAGCCGTGGAATCCATGATGGAGCTTGAATCGAGCGCCAGACGTATCGACTCCATTACCGGCATCATCGAAGGCATCGCCTTCCAGACCAATATTCTGGCGCTCAACGCCGCCGTTGAAGCGGCACGCGCGGGCGAACAGGGCCGCGGATTCGCGGTAGTGGCAAGCGAGGTGCGCAACCTGGCGCAGCGCTCTTCCGCGGCCGCCAAAGAGATTAAAGAGCTGATTGAACAGTCCGGCACGCATATTACCTCCGGCAGCGAGAAAGTCAGCCGCGCGGGCGAAAGCATGAAGGCAATCATCAATTCTGTTAATCAGGTGTCGGTGCTTATGTCCGAGCTGGCGTTGTCCACCGGCGAACAGAGCCGCGGCATTGAACAAATTAACCTTGCGGTCAACCAGATGGACGCGGTCACGCAGCAGAACGCGGCGCTCGTGGAAGAAGCCTCTTCCGCCGCAATGTCGCTGAAAGAGCAGTCTCACCTGCTCAAGCAAACCGTCGATATCTTTAAAGTTAGCTGA
- a CDS encoding phosphotransferase family protein — protein sequence MLQEKRMSADDLSQMGGARVTLTADKTGRAVIEKCPVGAVEYAFYQDAAQELTDAGILTPTLFAADAERRKLTLEYIPHAIDQDDVADDRILAILARLHGYPAHPGWHYHPHGWSGAALENALSLLALPVQAARQLRTFHRHSAVLFDKPGLISGDSNAGNWGRRENGEPVLFDWERFGRGSPAIDLAPLIKGMGTAQVFVQMAGRYCRFSSHYPVSELAREIAIAKAWIVTEVVILLHERQKASLPLYLNWYRQNLPDWLNKSVRLL from the coding sequence ATGCTTCAGGAAAAACGCATGTCTGCCGACGATCTCTCCCAAATGGGCGGTGCCCGCGTGACGCTCACGGCGGATAAAACAGGCCGCGCGGTAATTGAAAAATGCCCGGTGGGAGCCGTTGAATACGCTTTCTATCAGGATGCGGCACAAGAACTTACTGATGCCGGTATCCTGACCCCAACGTTGTTCGCTGCCGATGCTGAGCGGCGCAAGCTGACGCTTGAGTATATACCGCACGCCATTGACCAGGACGACGTGGCGGACGACCGTATTCTTGCGATACTGGCGCGCCTGCACGGTTATCCGGCTCATCCCGGCTGGCATTATCACCCTCATGGCTGGTCAGGTGCTGCGCTTGAAAACGCGCTCAGCCTCCTGGCACTCCCTGTACAAGCCGCCAGGCAGTTACGCACTTTTCACCGCCACAGCGCTGTGCTGTTTGATAAACCCGGCCTGATTTCCGGCGACAGCAATGCGGGCAACTGGGGCAGAAGAGAAAATGGTGAACCGGTGCTGTTCGACTGGGAAAGATTCGGGCGTGGAAGCCCGGCGATTGACCTCGCACCGCTGATTAAAGGCATGGGCACGGCGCAGGTATTTGTGCAGATGGCCGGGCGTTACTGCCGCTTCTCATCTCATTACCCGGTGAGTGAACTCGCGCGCGAAATCGCCATCGCTAAAGCCTGGATTGTTACCGAGGTGGTCATACTGCTCCATGAGCGACAAAAAGCGTCGCTCCCCTTATATCTCAACTGGTACCGGCAAAATTTGCCCGACTGGCTGAATAAGTCGGTCAGGCTGCTGTAA